In a genomic window of Lycium ferocissimum isolate CSIRO_LF1 chromosome 9, AGI_CSIRO_Lferr_CH_V1, whole genome shotgun sequence:
- the LOC132030291 gene encoding (S)-ureidoglycine aminohydrolase, with amino-acid sequence MHSFSPLSSLSFFLLSTTLILSAFLGTVVTQDGFCSAPSILDADSNSQPLYWKVTNPTLSPSHLQDLPGFTRSVYKKDHALITPESHVFSPLPDWTNTLGAYLITPAIGSHFVMYLAKMQENSKSGLPPSDVERFIFVVQGSAVLTNISGNVRKLTVDSYAYLPPNLDHAVETDAAATLVVFERRYSGLENHVPEQIVGSTDKQPLLETPGEIFELRKLLPTSLAYDFNVHIMDFQPGEFLNVKEVHYNQHGLLLLEGQGIYRLGDSWYPIQAGDAIWMAPFVPQWYAALGKTRSRYLLYKDVNRNPL; translated from the exons ATGCACTCTTTTTCACCactttcctctctttctttcttcctgcTCTCAACAACTTTGA TTCTTTCAGCTTTTCTGGGAACTGTTGTGACCCAAGATGGGTTTTGCTCTGCACCATCAATTCTTGATGCTGATTCCAACTCTCAGCCACTTTACTGGAAAGTTACTAACCCCACACTTTCCCCTTCTCATCTTCAAG ACTTGCCAGGTTTTACTCGTAGTGTCTATAAGAAGGACCATGCTCTAATTACTCCTGAAAGTCATGTATTTAGCCCTCTGCCTGATTG GACAAATACTTTAGGCGCCTATCTAATCACACCAGCGATCGGCTCACATTTCGTCATGTACTTGGCAAAGATGCAAG AAAATTCAAAATCTGGGCTTCCTCCTAGTGATGTTGAAAG GTTCATATTTGTGGTCCAGGGAAGTGCAGTTCTCACCAACATATCCGGGAATGTCCGCAAACTAACA GTTGATTCATATGCTTATCTGCCTCCCAATTTGGATCATGCAGTCGAAACTGATGCAGCTGCTACTCTTGTTGTATTTGAAAGGAG GTATTCTGGCTTAGAAAATCATGTTCCTGAGCAAATTGTTGGTTCAACAGACAAGCAACCCCTTCTTGAAACTCCTGGCGAG ATTTTTGAGCTAAGGAAGCTTCTTCCGACATCTTTAGCTTATGATTTCAACGTACAC ATCATGGATTTTCAACCAGGCGAATTCCTTAATGTCAAG GAAGTTCATTATAACCAGCATGGTTTGCTGCTGTTGGAGGGGCAAGGTATTTATCGATTGGGTGATAGCTG GTACCCAATTCAGGCTGGCGATGCTATTTGGATGGCACCATTTGTTCCTCAGTG gTATGCTGCGCTGGGGAAGACGCGTTCACGCTACTTGTTATATAAAGATGTAAATAGGAATCCACTGTAG